A window of the Isosphaera pallida ATCC 43644 genome harbors these coding sequences:
- a CDS encoding circularly permuted type 2 ATP-grasp protein: MSSPPPPASTLTSNPATDRDRDREPRNPTDLFAHYQWDAGVHDEMFVAPHLPRPSYNALYQRLLHLPPETLKKQQQAADLSLLQQGITFTVYGREEGTERIFPYDILPRIVPASDWAVIERGLTQRITALNLFLRDIYHDGRILQDKVVPRDLIYSCKHYVREMKRVHVPRDIYVSVVGTDLIRLPSGEFAVLEDNLRVPSGVSYMLANRTVMKRVFPSWFHDHDVRSIDHYAQALLATLRDLAPSGRPDPTIVLLTPGVYNSAYFEHTFLARQMGIELVEGRDLICHDNVVSMRTTAGLRRVDVIYRRIDDDFLDPLVFRPDSTLGVPGLFNAYRAGNVALGNTIGTGVADDKAVYAYVPKMIRYYLGEDPILPNVETYLLEDPAQRSHVLANLERLVVKAVGESGGYGMLIGPHSTAEQREEFRRRIQENPRNYIAQPTLSLSRAPCLVEGRVESRHVDLRPFILNGRTITIVPGGLTRVALQRGSLVVNSSQGGGSKDTWVLADE, translated from the coding sequence ATGTCCTCACCACCTCCACCAGCTTCGACCCTCACATCCAACCCCGCGACGGATCGGGACCGCGACCGCGAACCACGCAACCCGACCGATCTCTTCGCCCACTACCAATGGGACGCCGGCGTTCACGACGAAATGTTCGTCGCCCCCCATCTTCCCCGACCCAGCTACAACGCCCTTTATCAACGCTTGCTCCATCTTCCCCCAGAGACCCTCAAGAAGCAGCAGCAAGCTGCCGACCTGTCCCTGCTGCAACAAGGAATCACCTTCACGGTTTACGGCCGCGAGGAAGGAACTGAGCGGATTTTTCCCTACGACATTTTACCCCGAATTGTGCCAGCATCCGATTGGGCAGTCATCGAGCGGGGTCTGACTCAACGCATCACCGCGTTGAATCTGTTTTTGCGGGACATTTACCACGACGGTCGGATTCTTCAGGACAAGGTGGTCCCACGCGACCTAATTTATTCCTGCAAGCATTATGTGCGGGAGATGAAACGGGTCCATGTGCCCCGCGACATTTATGTTTCGGTGGTCGGCACCGACTTGATCCGGTTGCCCAGCGGCGAATTCGCCGTGCTGGAGGACAACCTGCGCGTCCCTAGCGGCGTCTCCTACATGCTGGCCAACCGCACCGTCATGAAACGAGTCTTCCCCTCTTGGTTTCACGATCATGACGTCCGCTCGATCGACCATTACGCCCAAGCGCTTTTGGCCACTCTGCGCGATTTGGCCCCCAGCGGTCGGCCTGACCCGACGATCGTGCTGTTGACTCCCGGCGTGTACAACTCCGCCTACTTCGAACACACCTTCCTCGCCCGGCAAATGGGCATCGAACTGGTCGAAGGCCGCGACCTGATCTGCCACGACAATGTCGTGTCGATGCGCACCACCGCCGGCCTGCGGCGGGTGGATGTTATCTATCGACGCATCGACGACGACTTTCTCGACCCCTTGGTGTTCCGACCCGACTCGACCCTGGGCGTGCCCGGCCTGTTCAACGCCTATCGCGCCGGTAACGTGGCGCTGGGCAACACGATCGGCACCGGAGTGGCCGACGACAAGGCCGTGTATGCCTATGTTCCTAAGATGATTCGCTACTATCTAGGCGAAGACCCCATTCTGCCCAACGTCGAAACTTATCTGTTGGAAGACCCAGCGCAGCGTTCGCACGTGCTGGCCAATTTGGAGCGTCTGGTGGTCAAAGCGGTGGGCGAGTCGGGCGGCTACGGCATGTTGATCGGTCCCCACTCCACCGCCGAACAACGCGAGGAGTTTCGCCGTCGCATCCAGGAGAATCCTCGCAACTACATCGCGCAACCCACCTTGTCCCTCTCCCGCGCCCCCTGCCTGGTTGAAGGACGAGTGGAATCACGCCACGTCGATTTACGTCCTTTCATTCTCAATGGTCGCACCATTACGATCGTCCCCGGCGGACTGA